A genomic window from bacterium includes:
- a CDS encoding PAS domain S-box protein, with the protein MVLPAIQCVSAILQFVAAWQSIVFLSTGRLGRVWSFVSLALFLKGLLSVWVVFSSSWSAATPLAGQPVVIAEFFISLLLASGFLLTGQWFRVRERLEARFHLIAEVERSLLGVLEERKILSLLCGILSRSRGYRLVWVGSAEANGTIRVESSAGSAAEFLSGATLRWDDTPAGQTPPGSALRNGGTITTRCIDASLPAEWREKSLRHGLVRCAAARIEQRGFPFKVLVVHADTTAAFDAVETEALAAMARRVGSAIQGARRHEEFVNAKESYDELLRNQRDGVILVREGKVVRANPAAAEMLGYSSPKLLFDADPVSILAEPDAVANLRDELRAPGKGELRSEWETSLVRMDGSTFPGEIRLTWAPREDRNDTFVPKRRGPLGMIVLRDGTERVRALRELRKERDFSNRMLDISGALVLQVNGAGEILLFNRQCEEVTGFAARDALGKRMWDLLIEEPARDLHRNAIRAVGAGRMPPPLETTIVTAHASPRTIAWNHAPLHDGAGNIVSVIVTGIDVTERRLLEKQLIEMQKMEAVGTLAGGIAHDFNNILTGILGSLDLARRFVPSASPASAPIAEGIKASERAVQLVRQLLDFSRRAPAECRPVNLGSVVREVTALFSQTIDRRIEVTCSIADDLLPAFVDPNQVHQVLMNLCVNARDAIVESLEAEQKSGRRPLTGYWIYARAENVEVDDDYCRIFPYARKGRYIRLSIGDNGAGMDEATQRRVFEPFFTTKKMGRGTGLGLSTVYGIIKQHNGWINLESRAGKGTTFCVFFPEASGLPEEASTLPETAPSGRGKETVLFADDEELIRDLGRQVMEMHGYKVFLAEDGLQAIDLFRSNREKIDLVVLDLTMPQRSGMEVLRAIRNIDPGMRVILSSGSPPAESTPGTTFLPKPYRAEMLAKAVRSALDAPRPA; encoded by the coding sequence ATGGTGCTTCCCGCGATCCAGTGCGTTTCGGCGATCCTGCAGTTCGTCGCCGCGTGGCAGTCCATCGTGTTTCTCTCGACCGGGCGGCTCGGTCGTGTCTGGTCGTTCGTCTCCCTGGCGCTCTTTCTGAAGGGACTTCTCTCGGTCTGGGTGGTTTTCTCCTCTTCCTGGTCCGCGGCCACCCCGCTCGCCGGCCAGCCGGTCGTGATCGCCGAATTCTTCATCTCCCTGCTCCTGGCCTCGGGCTTCCTCCTCACCGGCCAATGGTTTCGTGTGAGGGAGCGCCTCGAGGCTCGGTTCCACCTGATCGCCGAGGTGGAGCGGTCCCTCTTGGGTGTCCTGGAGGAGAGGAAGATCCTCTCCCTGCTGTGCGGTATCCTCTCCCGCTCCCGCGGGTACCGCCTCGTGTGGGTGGGATCCGCCGAGGCGAACGGAACGATCCGCGTGGAGAGCAGCGCGGGGAGCGCTGCGGAGTTTCTCTCCGGGGCAACCCTCCGCTGGGACGACACGCCCGCGGGGCAGACGCCGCCCGGGAGCGCCTTGCGGAACGGCGGCACGATCACCACGAGATGCATCGACGCCAGTCTCCCCGCCGAGTGGCGGGAAAAATCCCTTCGTCACGGGCTCGTTCGCTGCGCCGCCGCCCGGATCGAGCAGCGCGGCTTCCCGTTCAAGGTCCTCGTCGTGCACGCCGACACGACGGCCGCCTTCGACGCGGTCGAAACGGAAGCGCTCGCCGCGATGGCCCGCCGGGTCGGAAGCGCGATCCAGGGGGCGAGGCGCCACGAGGAATTCGTCAACGCGAAGGAATCCTACGACGAGCTGCTCCGGAACCAGCGGGATGGGGTCATCCTCGTGCGCGAGGGGAAGGTGGTGCGCGCCAATCCGGCGGCGGCCGAGATGCTCGGGTATTCGTCGCCGAAGCTGCTGTTCGACGCCGACCCGGTTTCGATCCTCGCGGAGCCCGACGCGGTGGCGAACCTGCGGGACGAGTTGCGGGCCCCCGGCAAGGGAGAGCTCCGGAGCGAGTGGGAAACCTCTCTCGTGCGCATGGACGGATCGACGTTCCCCGGGGAGATCCGTCTCACCTGGGCTCCCCGGGAAGACCGGAACGACACGTTCGTCCCGAAGCGACGCGGCCCCCTCGGGATGATCGTCCTTCGCGACGGGACCGAGAGGGTGCGGGCTCTCCGGGAGCTCCGGAAGGAACGCGATTTCTCGAACCGGATGCTGGACATCTCCGGGGCGCTCGTCCTGCAGGTGAACGGAGCCGGGGAGATCCTCCTCTTCAACCGGCAGTGCGAGGAAGTGACCGGCTTCGCCGCCCGGGACGCGCTGGGGAAGAGGATGTGGGACCTTCTGATCGAGGAGCCGGCCCGCGATCTCCACCGCAACGCCATCCGCGCGGTCGGTGCCGGGCGGATGCCCCCCCCTCTCGAAACCACGATCGTCACCGCCCACGCTTCGCCGCGGACGATCGCCTGGAACCATGCCCCGCTGCACGACGGGGCCGGGAATATCGTCTCCGTCATCGTGACCGGGATCGACGTCACGGAACGGCGACTGCTCGAAAAGCAGCTGATCGAGATGCAGAAGATGGAAGCCGTCGGGACGCTGGCCGGCGGGATCGCGCACGACTTCAACAATATCCTCACGGGGATCCTCGGGAGTCTTGACCTCGCCCGCAGGTTCGTGCCGTCCGCCTCCCCGGCGTCCGCCCCGATCGCCGAAGGGATCAAGGCCTCGGAACGCGCGGTCCAGCTCGTGCGCCAGCTCCTCGATTTCTCCCGGCGCGCCCCCGCGGAGTGCCGGCCCGTGAACCTCGGGAGCGTGGTCCGGGAGGTGACCGCCCTCTTTTCCCAGACGATCGACCGAAGGATCGAGGTGACCTGTTCGATCGCGGACGACCTGCTCCCTGCCTTCGTCGACCCCAACCAGGTCCACCAGGTCCTCATGAACCTGTGCGTCAACGCCCGGGACGCCATCGTGGAGAGCCTCGAGGCCGAGCAGAAGTCGGGGAGGCGGCCGCTGACGGGATACTGGATCTACGCCCGGGCGGAGAACGTCGAGGTCGACGACGACTATTGCCGCATCTTCCCGTACGCCCGGAAAGGCCGCTATATCCGCCTCTCGATCGGCGACAACGGCGCGGGGATGGACGAGGCGACGCAGCGGCGGGTGTTCGAGCCGTTCTTCACCACGAAAAAGATGGGACGGGGAACGGGGCTCGGGCTGTCCACCGTGTACGGCATCATCAAGCAGCACAACGGGTGGATCAACCTGGAGAGCCGCGCGGGGAAGGGGACGACCTTCTGCGTCTTCTTTCCCGAGGCGTCGGGCCTTCCCGAGGAGGCGTCGACGCTACCGGAGACCGCGCCTTCCGGGAGGGGGAAAGAGACCGTGCTGTTCGCGGACGACGAGGAGCTGATCCGCGACCTCGGACGCCAGGTGATGGAGATGCACGGGTACAAGGTGTTCCTCGCCGAGGACGGGTTGCAGGCGATCGATCTCTTCCGGTCGAACCGGGAAAAGATCGACCTGGTGGTGCTCGACCTCACGATGCCACAGCGGTCCGGGATGGAGGTGCTTCGCGCGATCCGGAACATCGACCCGGGAATGCGGGTCATCCTCTCCAGCGGGAGTCCACCCGCCGAGTCGACTCCCGGAACGACGTTTCTTCCGAAGCCGTACCGGGCCGAAATGCTGGCGAAGGCCGTTCGCTCCGCCCTCGACGCCCCCCGGCCTGCCTGA
- a CDS encoding cbb3-type cytochrome c oxidase subunit I has protein sequence MTNGERSDSIVRGFALSSVFWLVVGLVVGLWLAAEMIFPALNLAPWLAFGRLRVVHTNGLVYGFTIAGIFAGGYYLLEKLTRTRLAFPGLAKAQLWLFNAAIALAALSLFAGMSTSREYAELEWPLDIVVAVLWVMFAVNVMGTLVKRREKQMYVSLWFLVACVVTVAVVYILNNLAIPVSLTKSYSAYAGVNDANVQWWFGHNAVASVFTFPILAMFYYFLPKSTGLPIYSHRLSIIAFWSLVFGYLWTGAHHLMLTPVPEWIQTVALAFSLFLIAPSWASVINGFYTMNGNWDKMRSNYLVKFFILGITFYGLQTIQGPTQAIRALSGHLHYTEYIPGHVHMGTMGWVTMVISASMYFMMERISGREIHSVKLANVHFWLILVGQLLFTVSLWIAGIVQGAMWKATNPDGSLMYTFLDSVAAMYPYWAVRFAGGLLYFAGILVFAYNLYMTSRSTPGTKWSAASAAGSRAACVPSGEPG, from the coding sequence ATGACGAACGGGGAACGAAGCGACTCCATCGTGAGGGGATTCGCCCTCTCCTCGGTGTTCTGGCTGGTGGTCGGGCTGGTGGTCGGGCTATGGCTGGCGGCCGAGATGATCTTCCCGGCCCTCAACCTTGCGCCTTGGCTTGCGTTCGGACGGCTGCGCGTTGTCCACACCAACGGTCTGGTCTACGGGTTCACCATCGCCGGGATCTTCGCCGGCGGCTACTACCTTCTCGAAAAGCTGACCCGGACCCGGCTCGCCTTCCCGGGCCTCGCGAAGGCACAGCTCTGGCTGTTCAACGCCGCCATCGCCCTCGCGGCCCTCTCCCTGTTCGCCGGGATGAGCACCTCCAGGGAGTACGCGGAGCTCGAGTGGCCCCTCGACATCGTGGTGGCGGTGCTTTGGGTGATGTTCGCCGTGAACGTGATGGGAACCCTCGTCAAGCGGAGGGAGAAGCAGATGTACGTCTCCCTCTGGTTCCTCGTCGCCTGCGTCGTCACGGTGGCGGTGGTCTACATCCTCAACAATCTCGCGATCCCGGTGAGCCTGACCAAGTCGTACTCTGCGTACGCCGGCGTGAACGACGCCAATGTCCAGTGGTGGTTCGGGCACAACGCCGTCGCCTCGGTCTTCACCTTCCCGATCCTCGCGATGTTCTACTACTTCCTGCCGAAGTCCACGGGTCTGCCGATCTACAGCCACCGCCTCTCCATCATCGCCTTCTGGTCCCTCGTCTTCGGCTACCTGTGGACCGGCGCGCACCACCTGATGCTGACCCCGGTCCCGGAATGGATCCAGACCGTGGCGCTCGCGTTCAGCCTGTTCCTCATCGCCCCCTCCTGGGCCTCGGTCATCAACGGCTTCTACACGATGAACGGGAACTGGGACAAGATGAGGTCGAACTACCTGGTAAAGTTCTTCATCCTCGGCATCACCTTCTACGGGCTCCAGACGATCCAGGGGCCGACCCAGGCGATCCGGGCGCTCTCCGGCCACCTCCACTACACCGAGTACATCCCCGGCCACGTCCACATGGGGACGATGGGGTGGGTGACGATGGTCATCTCGGCATCGATGTATTTCATGATGGAGAGGATCTCCGGCCGGGAGATCCACAGCGTGAAGCTGGCGAACGTCCATTTCTGGCTGATCCTCGTGGGGCAGCTCCTGTTCACCGTGTCCCTGTGGATCGCGGGGATCGTCCAGGGAGCCATGTGGAAGGCGACGAACCCGGACGGCTCCCTCATGTACACGTTCCTCGATTCCGTGGCGGCGATGTACCCGTACTGGGCCGTGCGGTTCGCGGGCGGCCTTCT